Genomic segment of Tomitella fengzijianii:
ATTTCGAGAAGGGCTTCATCAAGGCCGAGATCGTCTCGTTCTCCGACCTGGACGCAGCCGGTTCGATGGCCGCCGCGAAGGCCGCCGGCAAGGTACGCATGGAGGGCAAAGACTACGTGATGGCCGACGGCGACGTGGTGGAATGGAGATTTTCGCTTTAACATCTGCGGGTGCAGATAGGTCAGTCACTGCTGTATGGTTCAGTGCATGCTGACCATTGCTTCACGCCTCGACGTCATGAACAGGCTTGGCCGGGCCATGGCGGACCCGACACGCTCCCGGATCCTGATGACCCTGCTCGACGGCCCGAGTTATCCCGCCGTGCTCTCGCGCGAGCTGGAACTCACGCGCTCGAACGTCTCGAACCACCTGACCTGCTTGCGCGACTGCGGGATCGTCGTCGCCGAACCCGAGGGCCGCCAGACCCGCTACGAGATCGCCGATCCGCATCTTGCGGCGGCGCTGACGGCGTTGGTCGACGTGACGCTTGCCGTGGACGAGAGCGCGCCGTGCATCGATCCGCAGTGCTCGGTGCCCGGGTGCTGCGGCGCGAGCGGCTCGGGGGACGCCTCGTGAGCGCGGCGTGCGACTGCGACGGGCCGACCACGAGCTTGGGCGATGAGGCCGTGGAGATGGAGCGTCCTTGGTGGCGGGATCCCGCCCTGCTGATTCCCATCGCTTCCGGCGTGGCGTTCGGCACCGGCCTGGTCCTGGAGTGGTCGGGACTGCACATCGCGGCGCTGGTCGCGTTCTGGGCGGGCCTGCTGCTGGGCGCGTACACGTTTGTGCCCGGCGCGATCCGGAACCTCGTCACGAAGCGGAAGCTGGGGATCGCGCTGCTGATGACGATCAGCGCCGTCGGCGCGGTCATCCTCGGCTACGTCGAGGAGGCCGCCGCGCTGGCCTTCCTCTACTCCATCGCCGAGGCCCTGGAGGACAAGGCGATGGACCGCGCCCGCGGCGGCCTGCGCGCGCTGCTCAAGCTCGTGCCGGAGACCGCGACCGTCCTGCGCGACGGGACCTCCGCCGAGGTCCCGGCCAAGGAGATCGCCGTCGGCGACGTGCTGCTGGTCCGCCCGGGCGAGCGGGTCGCGACCGACGGCCTGGTCCGCGTTGGCCGCTCCAGTCTGGACACCTCGGCGATCACCGGCGAGTCGATCCCGGTCGAGGTCGCCCCCGATGACGCAGTGTCGGCCGGTGCGATCAACACCGCGGGTGTGCTGGAGGTCGAGGCGACCGCGGCGGGAACCGACAACTCGCTGACCACCATCGTGGAGCTGGTCGAGCAGGCCCAGGCTGAGAAAGGCGACCGGGCCCGCATCGCCGACCGGATCGCCCGCCCGCTGGTGCCCGGGGTGATGGTCCTCGCTGTCCTGGTCGGCGTGCTCGGGTCGCTGTTCGGCGACCCGGAGACATGGATCACCCGCGCCCTGGTCGTCCTCGTCGCCGCCAGCCCGTGCGCGCTGGCGATCGCGGTGCCCGTCACCGTGGTCTCCGCGATCGGGGCGGCGACGAAGTTCGGCGTCGTCATCAAGAGTGGTGCCGCGTTCGAGCGCCTCGGCGGCATCCGCCACCTGGCCGTGGACAAGACCGGCACCCTGACCCGCAACCAGCCCGAGGTCACCGCCGTCGTCGCCGCCGACGGGTTCGACGACGCCCAGGTGCTCGCATGGGCCGCAGCCGTGGAGCAGCACTCGACGCACCCTCTCGCTGCCGCCATCGCCGCCGCGGGCCAGGGAGCCCCGGCCGCGCAGGACGTCGCCGAGGCAGCCGGGCACGGCATCGGCGGCATGGTGGATGGCCGTCGGGTGACGGTGGGCAGCCCCCGCTGGATCGACGCGGGCCCGCTCAAGGTCCGGGTCGAGGGCCTGGAGGCCGAGGGCCAGACCTGCGTGCTCGTCACGGTCGACGGCCATCTGGCCGGGGCGATCGGCGTCCGCGACGAGCTCCGCCCCGAGGTCCCCGAGGTCGTGCGCGCGTTGCGGGGACAGGGAATCGAGGTGAGCATGCTCACCGGCGACAACGCCCGCACCGCCCACGCACTGGCGCAGCTGGCCGGGATCAGTGACGTTCATGCCGAGCTGAGGCCCGAGGACAAGGCTCGCATCGTCGCCCAGCTCTCCGCCCGGACACCGACCGCCATGATCGGCGACGGCATCAATGACGCCCCCGCCCTGGCGGGGGCCACCGTGGGCATCGCGATGGGCGCGACCGGATCCGACGCCGCGATCGAGTCCGCCGACGTCGCCTTCACCGGCCACGACTTCGCCCTCATCCCCCAGGCGCTGCGGCACGCACGGCGAGGAGGGGGGATCATCAACCAGAACATCGTGCTGTCGCTGGCGATCATCGCGGTGCTGCTGCCGCTGGCGGTCACCGGCGTGCTCGGCCTGGCCGCGGTCGTCCTCGTCCACGAGGTCGCCGAGGTCGTCGTCATCGCCAACGGACTGCGCGCCGCCCATGCCAAGCGCCCTGCGACGGCTGTATCGCCTGAGACGACGTCACTGGCCGCGGTCCGCGGGTCAGAGATGGAGAGGACTTGATAATGGAGATCACGTTGCAGTACTTCGACGGGTGCCCGAACTGGGAGGTGCTCGACCGGCGGCTCGCGGAGGCCGTCGGTGGCCGATCGAGCGTCCGCGTCATCCATCAGCGGGTCGAGACCGCCGAAGACGCCCAGCGCCTCGGATTCCACGGGTCTCCGTCGCTGCTCATCGACGGCGTGGATCCCTTCGCTGGCGATCATGCGCCTGTCGGGCTCGCGTGCAGGGTGTTCCGAACCCCGGATGGCGTCGCGGGGTCGCCGACCGTCGACCAGCTACGCGCCGCCATCGGTGGAGTGGCAACGTCAGTGGCGATGCCAGTCGAGTCACAGGTCGGTCCACTGGACCGGGTGCCGATCGCCTGCGCGCTCACGCCGGGCGCGGGCAAGGAGCAGCTCGCGAGGTGGCGGTCCTTCGACGACGAGCACCTCCTCGAGGTCGAGCGCGCAGACGCCCGGCTGGTCGTGCACTACGCCAAGACCGACGACTCCGCGCAGCGGCTGCGCGATCTCGTCGCGATCGAGAACGACTGCTGCTCGTTCGTGGAGTGGGAGATCGACGACGGACCCACCGGCC
This window contains:
- the cmtR gene encoding Cd(II)/Pb(II)-sensing metalloregulatory transcriptional regulator CmtR codes for the protein MLTIASRLDVMNRLGRAMADPTRSRILMTLLDGPSYPAVLSRELELTRSNVSNHLTCLRDCGIVVAEPEGRQTRYEIADPHLAAALTALVDVTLAVDESAPCIDPQCSVPGCCGASGSGDAS
- a CDS encoding heavy metal translocating P-type ATPase translates to MSAACDCDGPTTSLGDEAVEMERPWWRDPALLIPIASGVAFGTGLVLEWSGLHIAALVAFWAGLLLGAYTFVPGAIRNLVTKRKLGIALLMTISAVGAVILGYVEEAAALAFLYSIAEALEDKAMDRARGGLRALLKLVPETATVLRDGTSAEVPAKEIAVGDVLLVRPGERVATDGLVRVGRSSLDTSAITGESIPVEVAPDDAVSAGAINTAGVLEVEATAAGTDNSLTTIVELVEQAQAEKGDRARIADRIARPLVPGVMVLAVLVGVLGSLFGDPETWITRALVVLVAASPCALAIAVPVTVVSAIGAATKFGVVIKSGAAFERLGGIRHLAVDKTGTLTRNQPEVTAVVAADGFDDAQVLAWAAAVEQHSTHPLAAAIAAAGQGAPAAQDVAEAAGHGIGGMVDGRRVTVGSPRWIDAGPLKVRVEGLEAEGQTCVLVTVDGHLAGAIGVRDELRPEVPEVVRALRGQGIEVSMLTGDNARTAHALAQLAGISDVHAELRPEDKARIVAQLSARTPTAMIGDGINDAPALAGATVGIAMGATGSDAAIESADVAFTGHDFALIPQALRHARRGGGIINQNIVLSLAIIAVLLPLAVTGVLGLAAVVLVHEVAEVVVIANGLRAAHAKRPATAVSPETTSLAAVRGSEMERT